In Anaerolineae bacterium, one DNA window encodes the following:
- the aksA gene encoding homoaconitate hydratase (in Methanococcus jannaschii this protein catalyzes the condensation of alpha-ketoglutarate and acetyl-CoA to form trans-homoaconitate; functions in alphaketosuberate synthesis which is a precursor in coenzyme B and biotin synthesis) — translation VLKNPQNYEVFSPEEVGLERQLVVGKHSGSHTIYHKFKEFGVELTQEESAEILALAREMAVDLKRALFDKELMYIYRDYQRRKNRRE, via the coding sequence GCGTCCTCAAGAATCCCCAGAACTACGAGGTCTTTAGCCCGGAAGAAGTGGGGCTGGAGCGGCAGCTGGTAGTGGGCAAGCACTCCGGGTCCCATACCATCTACCACAAGTTCAAGGAGTTCGGCGTCGAGCTCACTCAGGAGGAGTCGGCTGAGATCCTGGCCCTGGCGCGCGAGATGGCCGTGGACCTGAAGCGCGCGCTCTTCGACAAGGAGTTGATGTACATATACCGTGACTATCAGCGGCGGAAGAACCGCCGGGAGTGA